CGTGCCAGAAGCTTCTGGGCTCTGCCCAACAGTGTTGGGAGGCGGTGCATATGTAAGGCAGACAGGCGTCTTTCACAGCTGTGCCGGCTTTGTTCGGTTCTTCAAATACCAGCTCACACGGCCCTCCTTGCCTTTTTACCTTGTCAACTTGCACTTACTTCTCAGAAAGGACCAAAGTGCCAAAGGACCAGAACACAGGCTTATTTTAACTTTACTGCAGACTCCACGCGATTCGTCCATAATCCATATTGCCGTAACCGTGGCCTCTTTATTGAATCCGACTTCTCGCTTTAATCTACGCCACATTGCTGCCTGAAGCACGCACGAACAGGATGTCCAATGCTCAGGATAGTTCCAATTCCAAGGAGGATCTGGCTGTCCAGATCCAGAAATGGAATGAGCAGGATAATGGAAGGCATTCATGGCTACGAGTAGGCTATCCTGTGACTATCTGCTGATTTGTACGCATCAACGTCGTTAACCGCACTGCCTTTCACAGATGCTACAGCAGACGGTGGAGGcctctgaggaggagaagcgccGCCTGAAGGAGGCAAATGATCAGCTCACGGCTCAGAATAGGGACTTGAAGAATCATTTGGTGCGTATAACTTCCACTGCCGGGTCAGGCGCTTTCCTAATAGCAACGTGGCACAGAAGGCGCagcaaaaagaaaaagatcCCTACGTCGCggtcctcgtcgacggcgacggcgcAAAGTTCCAGGACAGTTTCCTCCAAGACCCCGAAGAAGGTGCCACGAATGCCGCACTCGCGATCAGGCAACACGTTGCCGAATACGTCAAGGATACAGACCTGAGTAGTGATATAACCATCTTTGCCCGGGTTTTTGCCAATGTCAAGGATCTCGCTCACTCTCTCCGCCTCTCGGGAATTGTCAGCTACGAAGATAAATTTTTGAAATTTGTTACAAACTTCACCAATGCTCGTGCCGAGTTTGATTTCGTCGACGTCGGATCTGGCAAGGAGAATGCCGACTGCAAGATACGACGTGAGCTTCTGTCTCTGCTTAGCCTACTTGCACTTCACATCTGTACTAACCTTTCATTCAATGCAGGAATGCTGAAATACTATCACGATGATGTTCGTTGCAAGAAGATATTCTTTGTCGCCTGCCATGACGCCGGATATGCACATGATCTACGGCCGTATATCGACGACCAGGGGAGCCGTCTCGTACTTGTCGAGACCACCCCCGCAGCAGCAAGAatcaagaagctcggtcTTCCCATTATAACTTTTGACAATGTATTCCGCAGCGGTCTGCTTCAGAACGAGACCAGGGTTATTCCCCAATCTCCGCCCAAGCAGATTacttctccatcacctccgcCTCGTGCTCAGCCGCCGGCTGCAACGACGACAGTCACGGCGACCACGACGACAATCAGATCGGGTAATGGAGGTATATCCACCAAGTATAAGGGGAGCTATGCTGCGGCTGGTGGCACCGGAAACCACCAGAATATTGATGTCGGTACGACCAAGGCGAAAGCACTCAAGGTCATGGAGTTCAACCAGGACAATGTACGCCTTGATCCGCCTGCCAGGATGCCGGGCAACACTCCAGCTCAAGATAGCTACAAACGAAAACTTGCAGAGGCAAGAAATCAAGCGTTTTGCAATGGTCACTATCTCAGCGGCACCTGCTCGTGGGGACCCCAATGCACCAGGGAGCATGACACGAAGCTCACCGCAGACGAGATGGTCATCCATCGCTACAAGGCACGCAGTTGCCCGTGCTTCGTCGGGCCTGGGTGCCCTGACTTTGCCTGCCCCATGAGCCACCATTGCCCGCAGGACCCGTTCTGTACACGGGGCAACGAGTGCAAGTTCAAGAACACCCCCAAGTTTGGCGACATGCATCTGACCAAGGCGGGTATGAGACCAGTGTAAGTGAAACTGGAACGTACTGAGGACTTTACTGACATTCGTCAAGGAAACGTTGGACTGAGGGTTGCGAGTTCCCAGAGCCGATAGTGACTTAGCCGCAGTTGCGGGCAAAGCTCAACCCCCAATACCACCCCCAACACCACCTCAAAGATTGATACTCGGACTCGGATTGGCATGTTGGCTGCATGGTTCCAATGAATATTAGTCACTAGATATCCTTCAAATACATTGTCACCCACTGCTGCCACCCACTGTTGGTTCTACTGTACCCA
This region of Fusarium keratoplasticum isolate Fu6.1 chromosome 7, whole genome shotgun sequence genomic DNA includes:
- a CDS encoding C3H1-type domain-containing protein, with the protein product MSNAQDSSNSKEDLAVQIQKWNEQDNGRHSWLRVGYPMLQQTVEASEEEKRRLKEANDQLTAQNRDLKNHLKAQQKEKDPYVAVLVDGDGAKFQDSFLQDPEEGATNAALAIRQHVAEYVKDTDLSSDITIFARVFANVKDLAHSLRLSGIVSYEDKFLKFVTNFTNARAEFDFVDVGSGKENADCKIRRMLKYYHDDVRCKKIFFVACHDAGYAHDLRPYIDDQGSRLVLVETTPAAARIKKLGLPIITFDNVFRSGLLQNETRVIPQSPPKQITSPSPPPRAQPPAATTTVTATTTTIRSGNGGISTKYKGSYAAAGGTGNHQNIDVGTTKAKALKVMEFNQDNVRLDPPARMPGNTPAQDSYKRKLAEARNQAFCNGHYLSGTCSWGPQCTREHDTKLTADEMVIHRYKARSCPCFVGPGCPDFACPMSHHCPQDPFCTRGNECKFKNTPKFGDMHLTKAGMRPVKRWTEGCEFPEPIVT